A single window of Drosophila suzukii chromosome 3, CBGP_Dsuzu_IsoJpt1.0, whole genome shotgun sequence DNA harbors:
- the LOC139352899 gene encoding uncharacterized protein, whose product MISVQEAPNSCQHIPTYSLHGVALWHPELLKYLVHQEIYQFIYFFEKPTIHHEEYPRVTTFGPRILYRKIDVEFLEWLFLLFPFSDSYLHPEIRRFGLLTRVASPDDFTNLDSHFLPTELSSQYLQCLPHSTTASLGV is encoded by the exons ATGATCTCTGTCCAGGAAGCTCCGAATAGCTGCCAACACATTCCGACTTACTCTCTCCACGGCGTTGCTTTGTG GCACCCCGAACTTTTAAAATACCTCGTTCACCAGGAAATTTACCAATTCATTTACTTCTTCGAAAAACCCACCATCCACCACGAAGAATATCCACGCGTGACAACTTTTGGACCTCGGATACTCTACCGGAAGATCGATGTAGAGTTTCTGGAATGGCTTTTTCTTCTCTTTCCCTTTTCAGATTCCTACTTGCATCCTGAAATTCGACGATTTGGACTCCTTACACGCGTCGCATCCCCGGACGATTTCACGAACCTGGATAGTCATTTCTTGCCAACAGAACTGTCGTCGCAGTATCTCCAATGTCTTCCCCATTCCACCACGGCCAGCCTTGGGGTCTGA